Within the Haloplanus sp. GDY1 genome, the region TGACCTGCGCGTCTAGCGTGTCGAGTTCGATCTCGACGTCTTGGATGTAGGGCTGTTCGAACGCGCGGAACCGCCCCCGAGTGGCGGAGTTCATCGGTTCGGAGTCGCGGTACTCCCGGGTGGGCGGATTCATCGTGATCACGATCCGCGCCGACGGATGGGGCTCGACCAGCTCGCCATGTGCCTTCACCAGCAACTTTCCCTCGTTGAGCAGGCGATGGAGCGCCATCGCAGCACCGGCTCGCATCACCGGGAACTCGTTAAGCACCAAGACCGACCCGTTCAGGAGTGCCTGCTTGGCGGGCCCGTTCCGTGGGACGATCAGGCCGTCCTCGGTGGGCGTCAGCGGCCCAAACAGGTCCTCCGTGTGGGTCGCCTCGTCACAATCGATCGAGACATAGCCGCGGTTTGTCTCGTGGCAGAGGTACTTGATCAGGTAGTTCTTTCCCGAGCCGCGCGGCCCGACGAGGCGGACGGGAACCAGCCCTCGGGCGAGTTTCTTCGCGAGCAGTTCGTCAAGAGGAAGCTGGAGTCGCGGTTCGACCGGGACCGCCGGCAGGACGACGTGCCCGGTATCGTCGACGGGGAGCGCGTCGTCGCCGGCGTCGGGGTGTGTCGCGGCCTTTGGCACGTCCGGGTGGTCCGGATCGTCGAGAACGTGCAGGCCGGTCCCCACGGGGTCGTCGGCGTTGCGACCGACGGCACTGACGTACTGCGCCTCGAGGGAGTCGGGATCGGTTTCCGCAGTTCGGTAGACCGGTTCGCCCACGGCGATGTCGGTGGTCGCGAGGTCGACCACCCGGGCCACACCACGGTCTGTCTCGGCGTCGAGCCGACGCGCGTATCGCCCGGCGGCGGCAGTCGCAAGGTGAGTCCCGACGGGGACGTGCTGGGGTGCCTCCTGGAGGATGGCCGCTGCGCGGCTCTGGGTGAGCGTCCCGGTCAGCCCGGTGAGGTCGTCAGCCCCAGCATTAGCAAGGGAACTGAACGTCTCGTAGCCCGCGTCACGCAACGCCTGGTCGATGCTCTCGGTGACGACGCTGATGACGGTGAAGTCTGGCGTGTCCGCCCCAGTCCCGAAGGCCGCGACGATAATGTCGGGTTCGGGTTCCTGCGGGCTAACCCCGGTGATCGTTCTCGTTCCACCCGCACCTCGCTCCAGCGTGTAGATTCCGGCGTCGGCACCCTCGTCGATGAGGTCAGCGGCGGCCTGCTCGCCGATGTCGACGTAGTCGCTCACCCGGAGGGTGACTCGTTCGAGGGGGATCTGGCCGCCTTCGCGCTGAAGGAGTCGCTGTACGAGGTGGCTCAAGACGGCCTGTTCGTCGGGCTGGCTGTCCGCGTCGTCGGTAGTAGTGGATGACATGGTACGTTCTGGAGAGGCCGAGTCGAGGCGCACTGACCGCCATCCTCGGTGCCTCCGTCGCTCGATTGCAAGAGCGAAATCGGTGCGTGTCACTCCCTGAGATAGCTTAATATCTCAGGCTGAATCACTCAATCTCCGACAAAATGGATGTGCTGCATACAGAGCGTCTCTTCAGCACGCAGTCGTCATCCCGCACACCGACTATCTTATCCACAGCTCACTTTTTCCATTCATCCTCCCAGCGACCGAGACGCATCGGTGCCAGCTTCTCATCATCAAGATTTTCATCCTTCACTCGTTCCTCCTGCTGGATCGCTAAGGACAGGTAGATGAGAGCAGAGCGAGCCTTCCGCAGGCTCCTGAGAGATAATTCCTCGAAGTCACTCCGATATAGTGAAATAGCTAAGTCGTCGCGAAGTCTCGATTCGGCATCAGGACCGATCCACATCGGTTCGTGGAGTTTCAAGTAGCCGTGCTCAAGCTCGTTCCGAGTATCTCTGAGTTCCTTTGCTCCGGGATCCATTGAGGATTCGACGTACATCTCGCTGAAGAACTCGAGGTCCTTACTCAACCAGAATAATCCTCGAAGTGCCCAGTTCTCATGTCCATCGAATGCAGGTGCTAGCTTGTTCCGCCCCTGGGATTTGTACCAGACGTTCCCGATGTTGAGTTTGTGCGAGGGAATGTGAGAGAGGTCGAAGTAGTACTGAATGAAGGAGGCGATTTTATCGAAGAGCGAGTAGGCCATCCGCATGGCAATCCGCACTTTCTCTGCGTTGAACGAGTAGACAGGGTAGTCGAGCGTGTTCTCTAAGCGGACATCCTTATCTGAGAAGTGGGGTTCATGATTGTAGAGACCTTCATAGAGGAGGTATCGTGCCGATACATACTCCTGTTTCATTTGGTTGTAGAATCCGACGCAGGAGACAATTTTGCTGCTCTCTTCGCCGGAGACTGAGCCAAGATGTAGGATGTCTTGTGCAGCGATTGAGTTCGCTCCGAGATCATTGAGTGGATTCAGAAACAGGGTTTGTTCTAAGCACCACTGACGGTACTCCTTTTCCTCGTCAGAATCACCCAATGAGTACTCCTCAAACTCCATTTCTTCGTCAAGGACGCCGGGTTTGAACTGGTCGGCATATGTTGCTGAACGCCCTCAAAGTACTCCTTCATCCGTGGGAAGAGGCCGTCAGCTGCTACTGCCTCGTCTAATTGCTCATGCGCAGCGCGGAGAAAGGTGGCTGCATGTCCGTTGTCGTAGTGTGCTCGGGCATAGCTGTGGAAACCGATGCCTTTCTGACCTTTTGCCTGTGCGAAGGCGGGATCAATTTCTAGCGCGTGATCCCAGCAGCGGATAGCCTCAACTACACGGCCAACCTCGGAGAGGGCGTTTCCAAGGTTCGTGTAGGTTTTACAGGCTTCGATATCTCTAATCTCCGCGATTCCGTCTGGGTCGAGGGCCATTCTGAAGTGGTAGATCTCTTGCTCCAAGTCGTCGTTTTCCCACCACCATGATCCGTTATCAACTGCGTTGAGTCGTCTGAGATGGGAAAATGCGTTACCGAGATTGTAGTGGATACGGGACCTGTGCCCTGGTGGTAGGTCGCGATCCAGTAGTTCTTCAGCGAGATTTATTGCGTGGTTGATCCCGTCTTTTTTGCCTGTGTCCCCTGAGGCGTCTACGAGCAGTCCAATTATATTGAGCGCAGGTTCGTCGGCGAAGTCGTCAATAGAGTCGATTGAAAAGAGTTTCTTGTAGACTCCATCAGGGTCTGCCACTATTTGTTCATTCAGTTCGAGGAGGGTTTCATTCGGGTCATCGCCAAGCGGATTGTCAGTCATAGATTCTGGTGGTTCCAGCTATGGGACGCGATTCTGTCCACATGATGAATACTTCGGATATCATCATAATATTCGGTGCCATGTTCCTGAAGATAGAAACGTTCGTGGGAGAAGTCGATTGCAGGAATGGACCTGAACGATTAGCGCGCTGTATGCAGCAGGACTGCTGAAACCTATCACCGAATGAGGCTTTCAACAGAGCCGATTGCTCAAATCAGGTGTCGTCCAGCTGCTGCTGGACCTGGTCGTGGAGGCGCTGAGCCTCCCGGTCCGAGAGAGCGGCCTCGGTATCGACGTCGATGCCCGGGATCTCGACGATGTCCTCGAGGGTGTCGCTCAACGTCTGTTGGCCCTCTGCGAGGACCCGTTCGGCTGCGTCTTCGACCTGCCTGTCGTGCTCCTGCATGGCCAGTTGGATCATCATCGCCGGCGTCCGAAGCAATTCGCCAGCCACATCGAGATACTCTTGGTAATTTTTGTTGGTAATACGATT harbors:
- a CDS encoding AAA family ATPase, which translates into the protein MSSTTTDDADSQPDEQAVLSHLVQRLLQREGGQIPLERVTLRVSDYVDIGEQAAADLIDEGADAGIYTLERGAGGTRTITGVSPQEPEPDIIVAAFGTGADTPDFTVISVVTESIDQALRDAGYETFSSLANAGADDLTGLTGTLTQSRAAAILQEAPQHVPVGTHLATAAAGRYARRLDAETDRGVARVVDLATTDIAVGEPVYRTAETDPDSLEAQYVSAVGRNADDPVGTGLHVLDDPDHPDVPKAATHPDAGDDALPVDDTGHVVLPAVPVEPRLQLPLDELLAKKLARGLVPVRLVGPRGSGKNYLIKYLCHETNRGYVSIDCDEATHTEDLFGPLTPTEDGLIVPRNGPAKQALLNGSVLVLNEFPVMRAGAAMALHRLLNEGKLLVKAHGELVEPHPSARIVITMNPPTREYRDSEPMNSATRGRFRAFEQPYIQDVEIELDTLDAQVNGGSRVVDRGTLRKVVQFAHQTRQNENWPTLSTRNLVIVCEHIEDGAAPKAAVKNEVWAVAEPNQYPEDTYETLDDFL
- a CDS encoding LA2681 family HEPN domain-containing protein, which gives rise to MEFEEYSLGDSDEEKEYRQWCLEQTLFLNPLNDLGANSIAAQDILHLGSVSGEESSKIVSCVGFYNQMKQEYVSARYLLYEGLYNHEPHFSDKDVRLENTLDYPVYSFNAEKVRIAMRMAYSLFDKIASFIQYYFDLSHIPSHKLNIGNVWYKSQGRNKLAPAFDGHENWALRGLFWLSKDLEFFSEMYVESSMDPGAKELRDTRNELEHGYLKLHEPMWIGPDAESRLRDDLAISLYRSDFEELSLRSLRKARSALIYLSLAIQQEERVKDENLDDEKLAPMRLGRWEDEWKK
- a CDS encoding tetratricopeptide repeat protein, encoding MTDNPLGDDPNETLLELNEQIVADPDGVYKKLFSIDSIDDFADEPALNIIGLLVDASGDTGKKDGINHAINLAEELLDRDLPPGHRSRIHYNLGNAFSHLRRLNAVDNGSWWWENDDLEQEIYHFRMALDPDGIAEIRDIEACKTYTNLGNALSEVGRVVEAIRCWDHALEIDPAFAQAKGQKGIGFHSYARAHYDNGHAATFLRAAHEQLDEAVAADGLFPRMKEYFEGVQQHMPTSSNPASLTKKWSLRSTHWVILTRKRSTVSGA